The following are from one region of the Achromobacter xylosoxidans genome:
- a CDS encoding DUF2271 domain-containing protein, whose product MRKLLLSALLAGLIARTAQAADIGLSIEIPRLDVAEYHRPYVAIWIENPDQSVATDLAVWYDVAKKNNEGTEWLKDMRQWWRRSGRNQQFPVDGVSGATKPVGKHALSFDAASKPLSGLKPGQYAVVVEAAREVGGRELLRIPFQWPPQKAGQLTARGEHELGAIALDLKP is encoded by the coding sequence ATGCGCAAGCTGTTGTTGTCGGCCCTGCTGGCCGGCCTGATCGCCCGAACGGCCCAAGCGGCCGACATCGGCCTGTCCATCGAGATCCCGCGCCTGGACGTGGCGGAATACCACCGTCCCTACGTCGCGATCTGGATCGAAAACCCGGATCAGAGCGTCGCGACCGACCTGGCCGTCTGGTACGACGTGGCCAAGAAGAACAACGAAGGCACGGAATGGCTCAAGGACATGCGCCAATGGTGGCGCCGCAGCGGCCGCAATCAGCAGTTCCCGGTGGACGGCGTCAGCGGCGCGACCAAGCCCGTGGGCAAGCACGCGCTGAGCTTTGACGCGGCCAGCAAGCCGCTGTCGGGCCTGAAGCCTGGCCAGTACGCCGTGGTGGTCGAAGCCGCGCGAGAAGTCGGCGGCCGCGAGCTGCTGCGCATTCCCTTCCAATGGCCGCCGCAAAAGGCCGGGCAATTGACCGCGCGCGGCGAACACGAACTGGGCGCCATCGCGCTCGACCTGAAACCTTGA
- a CDS encoding DUF4198 domain-containing protein, with the protein MKSAAKLAAALALCLPFASQAHDVWMVPSSTVLSGVDSWVTVDAAVGNDKFYFNHAPLRLDGLAVTAPDGSAAEAENVNKGKLRSTFDLQLKQAGTYRVAVVNDGVFARWKEDGKNKRYFGKPEGLAQAVPAKADELEVSQSLGRVETFVTAGKPSAVKPVGRGLELAPVTHPNDLFTDEPATFQMLLDGKPAADLEVNVVPGGSRYRDKVGEIQLKTDKDGKFSVKWPQPGLYWIEAGMEDAKVSVPQAKKRRLSYAGTVEVLQP; encoded by the coding sequence ATGAAATCCGCCGCCAAACTGGCCGCCGCCCTGGCGCTGTGCCTGCCCTTCGCCTCCCAGGCGCATGACGTCTGGATGGTGCCGTCCTCGACGGTGCTGTCCGGCGTCGACAGCTGGGTCACCGTCGACGCCGCCGTCGGCAACGACAAGTTCTATTTCAACCACGCCCCGCTGCGCCTGGACGGCCTGGCCGTGACGGCTCCGGACGGCAGCGCCGCCGAAGCCGAAAACGTCAATAAGGGCAAGCTGCGCAGCACCTTCGACCTGCAACTGAAGCAGGCCGGCACGTACCGCGTGGCCGTGGTCAACGACGGCGTGTTCGCGCGCTGGAAGGAAGACGGCAAGAACAAGCGCTACTTCGGCAAGCCCGAAGGCCTGGCGCAGGCCGTGCCGGCCAAGGCCGATGAGCTGGAAGTCTCGCAAAGCCTGGGTCGCGTCGAAACCTTCGTGACCGCCGGCAAGCCCTCGGCCGTCAAGCCGGTCGGCCGCGGCCTGGAACTGGCCCCCGTGACCCACCCGAACGACCTGTTCACCGACGAGCCCGCCACCTTCCAGATGCTGCTGGACGGCAAGCCCGCCGCCGACCTGGAAGTCAACGTGGTGCCCGGCGGCAGCCGTTATCGCGACAAGGTCGGCGAAATCCAGCTGAAGACGGACAAGGACGGCAAGTTCTCCGTGAAGTGGCCGCAGCCCGGCCTGTACTGGATCGAGGCTGGCATGGAAGATGCCAAGGTCAGCGTGCCGCAAGCCAAGAAGCGCCGCCTGTCCTACGCAGGCACGGTCGAAGTGCTGCAGCCCTAA
- a CDS encoding sulfite reductase subunit alpha, whose product MPATRLIAAACVVGAWLLLCLWARRRAKRHEAQQALALQALQAPVPEDTLLVAYATQTGYAESLAAQTAESLRAGGLAVRVAALEQLDAKRLAAYRRMLFVVSTYGEGDPPDAAAVFAEQMQLAVPALAGAHYAVLALGDSEYAQFCGFGHRLDDWLHAQGATPLFDLVEVDNGDPAALRHWQHHLGLLAGRSDLPDWQAPVYESWRLAAREQLNPHSQGGPCYLLTLTPPADGVRGWQAGDIAEIGPRREAGGPLLAHREYSIASLPEDGSIQLLVRQMRGADGALGLGSGWLTHIAQPGDAIDLRVRVNRNFHAPADDRPLLLVGNGTGLAGLRALIKARRAAGQRRNWLVFGERNAAHDWFCREEIDAWRNDGTLERVDGVFSRDQAERRYVQHHLREQAEAVRAWADAGAAIYVCGSLQGMAGGVDAALQDILGATRLQAMQRDGRYRRDVY is encoded by the coding sequence ATGCCAGCAACCCGGTTGATCGCGGCAGCATGCGTGGTGGGAGCCTGGTTGCTCCTGTGCCTCTGGGCCCGCCGCCGCGCCAAGCGCCATGAGGCGCAACAGGCGCTGGCACTGCAAGCCCTGCAAGCGCCCGTCCCCGAAGACACCTTGCTGGTCGCCTACGCCACGCAGACCGGCTACGCCGAATCGCTGGCGGCGCAGACCGCCGAATCCCTGCGCGCGGGCGGCCTCGCCGTGCGCGTGGCGGCGCTGGAACAGCTGGACGCCAAGCGTCTGGCGGCGTATCGCCGCATGCTGTTCGTGGTCAGCACCTATGGCGAAGGCGATCCGCCCGACGCCGCCGCGGTCTTCGCCGAACAGATGCAGCTGGCGGTCCCGGCGCTTGCCGGCGCGCACTACGCGGTGCTGGCGCTGGGCGACAGCGAATATGCCCAGTTCTGCGGCTTCGGCCATCGCCTGGACGACTGGCTGCACGCCCAGGGCGCAACGCCGTTGTTCGACCTGGTTGAAGTCGACAACGGCGACCCCGCCGCCCTGCGCCATTGGCAGCATCACCTGGGCCTGCTGGCAGGACGCAGCGACCTGCCCGATTGGCAGGCGCCCGTCTACGAATCGTGGCGCCTGGCCGCGCGCGAACAGCTCAATCCGCACAGCCAGGGCGGCCCCTGCTATCTGCTGACGCTGACGCCGCCAGCCGATGGCGTGCGCGGCTGGCAGGCCGGCGACATCGCCGAGATCGGCCCGCGGCGCGAAGCCGGCGGCCCCTTGCTCGCGCACCGCGAATACTCGATCGCATCGCTGCCGGAAGACGGTTCGATCCAATTGCTGGTGCGCCAGATGCGCGGCGCCGATGGCGCGCTGGGCCTGGGCAGCGGCTGGCTCACCCATATCGCGCAGCCCGGCGACGCGATCGACCTGCGCGTGCGCGTCAACCGCAATTTCCACGCGCCTGCCGACGACCGCCCGCTGCTGCTGGTGGGCAATGGCACCGGCCTGGCCGGCCTGCGCGCGCTGATCAAGGCGCGCCGCGCCGCGGGCCAGCGCCGCAACTGGCTGGTGTTCGGCGAACGCAACGCGGCGCACGACTGGTTCTGCCGGGAAGAGATCGACGCCTGGCGCAATGACGGCACGCTGGAACGCGTGGACGGGGTGTTCTCGCGTGACCAGGCCGAGCGCCGCTACGTGCAGCACCATCTGCGCGAACAAGCTGAAGCCGTGCGCGCCTGGGCCGACGCGGGCGCCGCCATCTACGTCTGCGGCAGCCTGCAAGGCATGGCCGGCGGCGTGGACGCCGCCCTGCAGGACATACTGGGCGCCACGCGCCTGCAGGCCATGCAGCGCGACGGCCGCTACCGCCGCGACGTGTATTGA
- a CDS encoding N-acyl-D-amino-acid deacylase family protein: MRQEPLDLIIEGGWVIDGLGGPRRRADVGVAGERIAAIGDLSGKAAARRVDARGKIVAPGFIDVHGHDDLMFVERPGLEWKTTQGITSVVVGNCGVSGAPAPLPGNTAAALALLGETPLFADMQAYFGELRAQQPMINVAALVGHANLRLAAMRDPAAQPTAEEQESMQRMLDEALAAGAVGFSTGLAYQPGGAARPAELEGLARVAAARGAMHTSHIRNEGDEVEAAVDEVLSVGRNTGCATVLSHHKCMMPQNWGKSRATLANIDRARGEGVEVALDIYPYPGSSTILIPERAETIEDIRITWSTPHPECGGQFLSDIAARWGCDKTTAAQRLCPAGAIYFAMDEAEVQRIFQHECCMVGSDGLPNDAHPHPRLWGSFTRVLGRYVREAELMTLETAVAKMTSLPARVFGLAGRGQLSEGAWADIVVFDADTVEDRATWEAPTLASAGVEHVLVNGQQVFPAEAGMARPGKILRREAMAQAAAGAAA, encoded by the coding sequence ATGCGGCAGGAACCTCTGGATCTGATCATTGAAGGCGGGTGGGTCATTGACGGCCTGGGCGGCCCTAGGCGGCGCGCCGACGTGGGCGTGGCGGGCGAGCGCATCGCCGCCATCGGCGACCTGTCGGGCAAGGCGGCCGCGCGCCGGGTGGATGCGCGCGGCAAGATCGTGGCTCCCGGCTTCATCGACGTGCACGGCCATGACGACCTGATGTTCGTGGAGCGGCCTGGCCTGGAATGGAAGACCACGCAAGGCATCACGTCGGTGGTGGTGGGCAATTGCGGCGTGAGCGGCGCGCCGGCGCCCTTGCCGGGCAATACCGCCGCGGCGCTGGCCCTGCTGGGGGAAACGCCCTTGTTCGCCGACATGCAGGCCTATTTCGGCGAGCTGCGCGCGCAGCAGCCCATGATCAACGTGGCGGCCCTGGTGGGGCACGCCAACCTGCGCTTGGCCGCCATGCGCGACCCGGCGGCGCAGCCTACGGCCGAGGAACAGGAAAGCATGCAGCGCATGCTGGACGAAGCCCTGGCCGCGGGCGCGGTGGGCTTCAGCACCGGCCTGGCCTACCAGCCTGGCGGCGCGGCGCGTCCCGCCGAACTGGAGGGGCTCGCGCGGGTGGCGGCGGCGCGTGGCGCCATGCACACCAGCCATATCCGCAACGAGGGCGACGAGGTCGAGGCAGCCGTCGACGAGGTGCTCTCGGTGGGGCGCAACACGGGTTGCGCCACCGTGCTGTCGCACCACAAATGCATGATGCCGCAGAACTGGGGCAAGAGCCGCGCCACGCTGGCGAACATCGACCGCGCGCGCGGCGAGGGCGTGGAGGTGGCGCTGGACATTTACCCGTACCCCGGCAGCTCCACCATCCTGATTCCGGAGCGCGCCGAAACCATCGAGGACATACGTATCACCTGGTCCACGCCGCATCCCGAATGCGGCGGCCAGTTCCTCAGCGACATTGCGGCGCGCTGGGGCTGCGACAAGACCACCGCGGCGCAGCGCCTGTGTCCGGCGGGCGCGATCTACTTCGCCATGGACGAGGCCGAGGTACAGCGCATCTTCCAGCACGAGTGCTGCATGGTGGGTTCGGACGGCCTGCCCAACGACGCCCATCCGCATCCCCGGCTGTGGGGCAGCTTCACGCGCGTGCTGGGCCGTTACGTGCGCGAGGCCGAGCTCATGACGCTGGAGACCGCCGTGGCCAAGATGACTTCCCTGCCGGCCCGCGTGTTCGGCCTGGCCGGGCGCGGCCAGTTGAGCGAGGGCGCCTGGGCCGACATCGTCGTGTTCGACGCCGACACGGTCGAGGACCGCGCCACCTGGGAGGCGCCGACGCTGGCCTCCGCGGGCGTGGAGCACGTGCTGGTCAACGGCCAGCAGGTCTTTCCGGCTGAAGCCGGCATGGCGCGGCCTGGCAAGATCCTGCGCCGTGAAGCAATGGCGCAAGCCGCCGCCGGCGCGGCCGCATAA
- a CDS encoding PepSY-associated TM helix domain-containing protein, protein MDSQPTPRRRAYWLKTLHQWHWISSALCLLGMLLFAVTGLTLNNASHIEARAVVTSREARMPDAVLQQLSPPPAQKKAPLPAPVAQWLDQTLDASAAGKPAEWSADEVYLSLPRAGGDAWLSIDLASGDVEYERTDRGWISYLNDLHKGRNTGLAWSWFLDIFAVACLVFSLTGLVLLKMHAGNRSATWPMVGLGVVIPVVLALLFIH, encoded by the coding sequence ATGGACAGTCAACCCACTCCCCGCCGCCGTGCCTATTGGCTCAAGACACTGCACCAATGGCATTGGATCAGCTCGGCGCTGTGCCTGCTGGGCATGCTGTTGTTCGCGGTGACGGGCCTGACCCTGAACAACGCCTCGCACATCGAGGCCCGGGCGGTCGTGACCAGCCGCGAGGCCCGCATGCCGGACGCCGTGCTGCAGCAATTGTCCCCTCCTCCCGCGCAAAAAAAGGCCCCATTGCCCGCGCCCGTGGCGCAATGGCTGGACCAGACGCTGGACGCCTCTGCCGCCGGCAAACCCGCCGAATGGTCGGCCGACGAGGTCTACCTGTCGCTGCCGCGCGCCGGCGGCGACGCCTGGCTGTCCATCGACCTGGCCAGCGGCGACGTGGAATACGAACGCACCGACCGCGGCTGGATCTCGTACCTGAACGACCTGCACAAGGGCCGCAACACCGGCCTGGCCTGGAGCTGGTTCCTGGACATCTTCGCCGTCGCCTGTCTGGTCTTTTCGCTGACCGGCCTGGTGCTGCTCAAGATGCACGCCGGCAACCGCAGCGCGACCTGGCCCATGGTCGGCCTGGGCGTGGTGATCCCGGTGGTGCTGGCCCTGCTTTTCATACATTGA
- a CDS encoding FAD:protein FMN transferase yields MANSPSYAQSGAPATAVRVAYGAMPAMPAAPAALAGATMGTTWSARMALPAGRTEAAARRAIQAALDEVVAQMSTWEADSDITRYNQAAAGWQELPAGFFHVLSHALALAGDTGGAYDPTVGPLVNAWGFGPHQRAFEPPAPAAIEAARARCGWRRVQLDTDRRAALQPGGAYLDLSSIAKGYGVDRAAMALDALGITQYLVEVGGELRARGKRPDGQPWRVAIEVPDASDDHALALPLSDRSIATSGDYRRHAGSGDERYAHTIDPRTGMPVRNNLASVTVLHPGCMQADALATALTVLGADEGLAYARRHDLAALFILRERDAWRVVATPAFQALAAIA; encoded by the coding sequence ATGGCCAACTCTCCTTCCTACGCCCAGAGCGGCGCGCCGGCTACTGCCGTGCGCGTCGCCTATGGCGCCATGCCCGCAATGCCGGCAGCGCCCGCGGCGCTGGCCGGCGCCACCATGGGCACCACCTGGTCGGCGCGCATGGCGCTGCCGGCCGGGCGCACGGAAGCCGCGGCGCGCCGTGCCATCCAGGCGGCACTGGACGAAGTGGTCGCCCAGATGAGCACCTGGGAAGCGGATTCCGACATCACGCGCTACAACCAGGCCGCCGCTGGCTGGCAGGAATTGCCGGCGGGATTCTTCCATGTGCTGAGCCACGCGCTGGCGCTGGCCGGGGACACTGGCGGCGCTTATGACCCCACGGTGGGACCGCTGGTGAACGCCTGGGGGTTCGGTCCGCACCAGCGCGCCTTCGAGCCGCCCGCGCCTGCCGCCATCGAGGCCGCGCGCGCCCGCTGCGGCTGGCGCCGCGTGCAGCTGGACACCGACCGCCGCGCCGCGCTGCAGCCGGGCGGCGCCTATCTGGATCTTTCCTCCATCGCCAAGGGTTACGGCGTGGACCGCGCCGCGATGGCGCTCGATGCGCTGGGCATCACCCAATACCTGGTCGAAGTCGGCGGCGAATTGCGCGCGCGCGGCAAACGGCCCGACGGCCAGCCCTGGCGCGTGGCGATCGAAGTGCCGGACGCCAGCGACGACCATGCGCTGGCGCTGCCGCTGTCCGACCGCAGCATCGCCACCTCGGGCGATTACCGCCGCCACGCGGGCAGCGGCGACGAGCGCTACGCCCACACCATCGATCCGCGCACGGGTATGCCGGTGCGCAACAATCTGGCCTCGGTCACCGTGCTGCATCCCGGATGCATGCAGGCCGACGCGCTCGCCACCGCCCTGACCGTGCTGGGCGCAGACGAGGGCCTGGCCTATGCGCGCCGCCACGATCTGGCGGCCTTGTTCATCCTGCGCGAGCGCGACGCCTGGCGCGTCGTTGCCACGCCCGCATTCCAGGCGCTGGCCGCCATAGCCTGA
- a CDS encoding tripartite tricarboxylate transporter substrate binding protein BugE, translated as MMRKTCVALALAAMLPAAHAAFPDHPITLIVPFPAGGPTDIVGRLAAAKAGEILGQQIVVENRTGASGTIGMTATARAKPDGYTVGLATVSTHGTAPHLFPKLTYDPVKDFTPVSNLVTSPNILSVNPQFPAKTLGEFVEHVRANPNKDGYANAGAGGVNDLGMIWFLQIIGGKMNSISYRGSAPALTDTVGGVVPVIFDNFPSSLPYLKSNHLRALAITGAQRNPRLPDVPTFAEQGYKDYDVTAWYGVVGPAGMPDDVRDKLADAFARAVRDPATAAKMEETGAFPLGNTPAEFGQQIRAERDRWKTVIEKADIKLQ; from the coding sequence ATGATGCGCAAGACTTGCGTAGCCCTGGCGCTGGCCGCCATGCTGCCCGCTGCCCACGCGGCTTTTCCCGACCATCCCATCACGCTGATCGTGCCGTTCCCGGCGGGCGGCCCGACCGACATCGTGGGCCGGCTCGCGGCCGCCAAGGCGGGCGAGATCCTGGGCCAGCAGATCGTCGTGGAGAACCGCACGGGCGCGTCCGGCACCATAGGCATGACCGCCACGGCGCGCGCCAAGCCGGACGGCTACACCGTGGGCCTGGCCACCGTCAGCACGCACGGCACCGCGCCGCACCTGTTCCCGAAGCTGACCTACGATCCGGTCAAGGATTTCACGCCCGTCAGCAACCTGGTCACCAGCCCCAACATCCTCAGCGTGAATCCGCAGTTCCCGGCCAAGACGCTGGGCGAGTTCGTCGAGCACGTGCGCGCCAATCCCAACAAGGACGGCTATGCCAACGCCGGCGCCGGCGGCGTGAACGACCTGGGCATGATCTGGTTCCTGCAGATCATCGGCGGCAAGATGAACAGCATTTCCTATCGCGGTTCGGCGCCCGCGCTGACCGATACGGTGGGCGGGGTGGTGCCGGTGATCTTCGATAACTTCCCGTCGTCGCTGCCCTACCTGAAGAGCAATCACCTGCGCGCCCTGGCCATCACCGGCGCCCAGCGCAACCCGCGTCTGCCGGACGTGCCGACGTTCGCGGAGCAGGGCTACAAGGACTACGATGTGACGGCCTGGTACGGCGTGGTGGGACCTGCCGGCATGCCTGACGACGTGCGAGACAAGCTGGCCGACGCCTTCGCCCGCGCCGTGCGCGATCCGGCGACAGCGGCCAAGATGGAAGAGACGGGCGCATTTCCGCTGGGCAATACCCCGGCCGAGTTCGGCCAGCAGATCCGCGCCGAACGCGACCGCTGGAAGACCGTGATCGAGAAGGCCGACATCAAGCTGCAGTAA
- the crcB gene encoding fluoride efflux transporter CrcB, translated as MSAYQTLIPLNFLAVGLGAMFGAWTRWLVSMWLNVESWPWGTFVVNLAGGYLVGLALALVAGHPEWPAWVRLGAITGFMGGLTTFSTFSAETVAMLERGAYASALGYAGFSLIGSLLLTAAGLATASLLR; from the coding sequence ATGTCCGCATACCAAACCCTGATTCCCCTGAATTTCCTGGCCGTGGGCCTGGGCGCCATGTTCGGCGCCTGGACCCGCTGGCTGGTCAGCATGTGGCTCAACGTGGAGTCCTGGCCCTGGGGCACCTTCGTGGTGAACCTGGCCGGCGGCTATCTGGTTGGGCTGGCGTTGGCGCTGGTGGCCGGGCATCCGGAATGGCCGGCCTGGGTGCGGCTGGGCGCAATCACGGGTTTCATGGGGGGCTTGACCACGTTTTCGACCTTTTCGGCCGAGACGGTGGCCATGCTGGAGCGCGGCGCCTACGCCAGCGCGCTGGGCTATGCGGGGTTCAGCCTGATCGGGTCGCTGCTGCTGACGGCGGCCGGCCTGGCCACCGCCAGCCTGTTACGCTAA
- a CDS encoding HdeD family acid-resistance protein, producing MLEQQVVDQIGRHWGWVALRGVVAILFGLMALLMPAITLSALVLVWGAFALVDGVLALVAGVRIRDNGKPLWALIIVGLLGIAAGIVTFLYPGLTALVLLYIIAIWALVSGIFQVVAAIRFRKDIRNEWLLGLSGLVSILFGGMLIMQPGAGALALVWVIGAYAVFFGILLLVFSFRLKQHKAS from the coding sequence ATGCTTGAACAGCAAGTCGTGGATCAGATCGGTCGTCATTGGGGTTGGGTGGCATTGCGCGGCGTCGTCGCCATCCTGTTCGGGCTCATGGCCTTGCTCATGCCCGCCATCACCTTGTCCGCGCTGGTGCTGGTGTGGGGCGCTTTCGCGCTGGTGGACGGCGTGCTGGCCCTGGTTGCCGGCGTGCGCATCCGCGACAACGGCAAACCCCTGTGGGCGCTCATCATCGTGGGCCTGCTGGGGATCGCGGCCGGCATCGTCACCTTCCTCTATCCCGGCCTGACCGCGCTGGTCCTGCTCTATATCATTGCGATCTGGGCGCTGGTGTCCGGCATATTCCAGGTCGTGGCGGCGATCCGTTTCCGCAAGGACATCCGTAATGAGTGGCTGCTGGGCCTCTCGGGCCTGGTGTCCATCCTGTTCGGCGGCATGCTGATCATGCAGCCCGGCGCGGGCGCGCTGGCGCTGGTCTGGGTCATCGGCGCCTACGCCGTGTTTTTCGGCATACTGCTGCTGGTCTTTTCCTTCCGCCTCAAACAGCACAAGGCGTCCTGA